AGGTATTCCCCACCCTCCTTACTCGTCCCCTGCGCGTCTCCCGTGTTGCGTTCCCATTATTTACGTGATTTTGGGTGTATCTGAGTATTCCTTATACGCGATGcatccaaagaaagcgagtggtgacgatgggagtgagaagaaaagacgcacgatgacgatggagatgaaggatggaattatcgatcaacgtgaccgtgtGGTGTCGGCGTCAGTGAtctggcacgccagtacgagtaCATCGACAATATGTACAagcctcaaacagaaggatgtaTCAAGAACACTAAGCCTTCCAAAGGAGTAACTATTACATATATGTTTATGTAAGTGTaaaagtacaattactgcataaagtgtctcCGTACACAGTTTAGACAGATCCAGATGTTATTATCTGGGCTTTATATTAAGGTGTCTCAGACCAAATCACATATAAATCAAATATGGAAATCATATAACTCGTACTCATTCAGATGAGGAAACATTATTTAAGGAGATAGtaaagggaaagaaaaggaacgtcacagtattttattttcattgaagaGCTTTAGGGTAAGTTCTAAACGGATCCTTTACCCTTTCCTTTGTTGTATGGCAGCTCTCCGAGCTTCAGCCCGCTCCCTCAGCACAGCTGGATCCTGCACAAACTGGTCCCTGTTCACGTTGATCTGAAATTAAATGGATTAAAGTGTCAGTACATAGTTGGAAAGTCACAAGAGGAACACATTTCATTTGAGGAATCGGGTAATGTTTGACAGACAAATGCTGCACTAAAGATTATTAGGAAGAACAGTGGTTCCCTTGTAACAGTCAGAAGACACCATCGTAATCCATCTAGATCACAAAATACCAAGAAACACAAGTGGGAATAGAATTTGTAATAATTTCtgattattaaaacaaaagttTAACGTTAGCTTCACAGATCAAGGCTCACACTAAAGGTCCTGTCAACATCTGTATAAAATatatcacttcctgtctgaggcgTTTTCAGTACCGGTAaagtctcttcctcctcttcatcttcttccttttcATCATCCTGTGctttgtatgtttgtctcaGTACTTGTGGGATGGTGAAAGgtctgcagagaaacaaaaactgaTATTATAATCATTCACTGGCCCATTAAAAGTTGCCTTTCAGGTCCTGCTTCCAAGTGTGTGCGAGTCACCTTCTGTTCAACAAACTGTCTCCATCCAGGTCATTGGCGCCCACTTGGTTCACGTCGTAGGTGTCGTCGTACTCGTCGTCGTAGTCGTCCACGCCGTAGGTGGCTGCGCTCTCGCCAGGTTCAACGACGACCTCGTCCACCACCGTCTCGTAGGCCTGGTAACGAGCTTTCTGCTCCGCTATGTGCTTCTTGTCGTTCAGCATCTCTCGAACATTCTCTCCTTTCCTGTACGAGTAAGAAAGTACCAAAATTAGATTTTCCCTCGGATAAATAATCAAATCGGCACCTTCCTCGGCTTGATTCTCCGCTGGCATcaatcacttttgacatccgcttgtttttatttccactgtAAATATTCTATTAATTAAAAGGAGTGCTGGACTTTAAAACATCCGATTGGTCAGTGAGTTTACGTTCTCACCTCCTGCCCTTCCAGACGCGGGACATGTCCACCTGGTCCCTGCGAAAGATGTCAAACTCGTCATCATCAAACACGTTGGATCTGGAGTTCATCACATCTGGAAGCTCCTCTTTCACTGGCCTGAAGGGACACAAGAGGAATAGACATTACATCCAGCATATTCTCTTTTTATTCAGCTCCATTTGCTTCAAAATGCTTTGATGAGTTTAGGATTTATACAATCTTTTGATCAATTATTTATCAATCAGAAATTCTAAAGCATTAACTTTCTAAAATGACAGTATGCTCtgcttttctcctttttaatattaatttaaaattaCTTTGTTAAAATTTCTGTCTACATGAAAACATATTTGAGTAATCTCTGGTTGTGTAGATGGATGAATAATCATCGTTCGCAGCTTAAGAACATTGAAACATATTGAAATAGAATAAATCCTGAGCAGAATATTAAATGAATCTGAAAGATTGTTACACATCTTTGAAGAATGTCTACAGGTCATCAGACAGAATCTTTATGCACCAAACCAGTGAAAGAGAATTTCAGAAATATGGTAGAAAACATTGTCATCGTGTGAAAGCCGCCATCCTGTATGTGAGTTACCTTGGCAGAGCTCGGTCTAGTTTGTTCAGGCTGGGGGCCAAACGATCCTCGAGGATGTTGTTGATGACCAGCTCAGCGTTGTAGTCGTACTCCTGCAGGCAGGCCAGCAGGAAGCCTTCGCCTAAATCAGGCAGCAGGTCCTTGATGCACGACAGCAGAGATTCCAGCGCAGCCCCGCTCACCGAGCACACCGCACCCTAAGATGACAACGGGACGCCCTCAGCCTGGTCCCCGCTTTTTCCTAAGAGTTGTATCGTCTTCTTTGCTACACAATCAAACTTCACTTCGTGAGAGAGTGCTGAAAGTGATCCGAGAAGACTCAGTTTATTTGCTACATTCTGTTTCCCAGCAACTAAAACTTACAGCAGCATAAACACACAactttttaaacatatatatacatttctAAATCTTATCCTGAGTTGTGTGCTTGGCGTTTGGGTTTACAACTTTATTTCGTTTTGTTTATCCATCATTAGATTAGTTTTAAACTCGCCTCTTTTGCATTTTAAGTTGCCCGTTTTATGTTGAATTTAATTCCGTTGTAACCAGCTGACGTGACGTTCTCTGATCTCTGATAGGTGACACAACAAAAGCCGTTTGCTGCCTCACTCCTTTCCCGTTAACATAGTAATAGATGTGGAACAATCAGTCACTACTTATGACAGAAATCCAAACATTTCCCGTTTGAGCCTCTTTGTTCAGCTGCAGAAGATTTCATGTGCTACAGGAAAGTATAATAGTAAAATATCTTCATGATAATTCTCCAGTAAAACAAGGACATGGCTCCTGAAACTATCCGTGCAACTGGTGGTGATTAAAAGATCATGATCGTACATCTTACAATAATATTAGAACtcacattgttttctttttggggAAGATCCAAGATGGCTGCTGCTCCCCTCAGGTCATCGCCCCCTTCTGTCTCTTGCTCCTCCTGAACCTTAACGCCagctgtgaaagcagcagcGGCACCCACTTTGTGCTGAATGTGGTTCTGTGGCTTCCGCCGCCCAACGCCGTCCCAGGCGCTGGCCACCCCCTGGAGCAGGTAGGACGTTCGCGTCTCATCACTGACAGAAGCAGGCAGTCAAGGAGTGGaatccctgaacgcatcaccgaGGCCTGGCTTTGAGATCTCCCTCCATCTTGGATGTCTCTTCACGTCAGCTGCCTGTCCAAGGCCGGAACTAATATCTGATTATTGATTGGGTGTCTTACACATCTTAAGATAATTCTAGAGCTCTAGCAATGAAATATCTTTTATGTCCTACGAACTTTACAAATACTGAATGAATGCAATGACAAgagtgcaaaaaaacaacacacagaagaagaacttttaaaaaagtgaagCTTATCAATCGTTTTGGTCTTTAGCTATGAAAACATGCTTTCAGTTTGTTAGTAATACCATATAAGGAAGTTCCCTCTGACTTTAAATCACGACGTTCATTTATACGTGCAAATCGACACATCCTCGTATCTTTAAAGAAGTCTCATTTTTGTACTTGTAAAATACAGGCCGACAGTTATTGTCCACATTTTTCATGATTTGCGATGGATTATTTATATGTAGGACAGGACGCGGGATGTTATACGACAGAGCCCGCTTGATCAGTTAAAGGTGATACGGATACATGACGGGGAGGGCCTGCTGCAGGAGGCTGACGTCATCTGCAATAGGGAACTGCTCATCGTAGTCCGACAAGAACCtgcgcaaacaaaaaaaagaacacgcaTTGTATTTGAAGTTCTTGTATTTAAAGGAACAAAGCGCCTAGAAGGCATAAATAGTTACCGTTTTTCAGGTAAGAAAGACGTGAAAAGTTGAAGGAGCTCCTCTGCATATGTTTGCGTGTTTTCCCCCCTGCAAGATAACAAATGTCAAACAGAATTAAAACACTTAAATGTAATGCTCATCTCGCCAACGCATGCTGAGAGACGGGACATCTCACCCCTCCAGAATTGGCTGCAAACATctgtgatgcagcagcaggtgagtCGTCTCCACCATCTTGCGACAGGAGTGGGACAACCTCTTCCACAAGTCCTGCTGAAGACTAAAGAACGGGTTGGGGAGCTTTTCAGCATTTGGTTttcacgttttatttattttattggccTTTTTATAAAGTGCGGCACTGATTTACCTTTTATCATCAAAGTGTCTCTTCCTCAACGCCTTCTCAAGATCAGGCACAGCGGTTTCATAAAATGAGGTGAGTCTAAAAGGAGGGGGAACAAAGTGATCACGACGTTTCTGAGAATGCGCAGCGCTACGTAAGCGCAGGCGATACCAGTCTAGGCCAGCCGTCTACCTGCTGAGGAAACTGTGGTCATGAAAGCTGGAGCAGGCAGTCGGGAAGATATCCAGGAAAGCATGAATGGTGGTGGTTGAGTCACAGAGATACAGAATGAGATCTACGAGCTCCTGTGACATAGAAGGAAATACATTCAACGAAGCATTCCTGGAACGTTACAGTCCAATTTTCATCGACAGTAAATTCATTGTGATTTAAAAGCCAGCTAATGAGCAGATGTGCGTCCGTCTGACCCGCTCGTCCATGGTCATGGCTGTGGTGTTGTTTGCGCTCAGCTTCATCGGCTCGGCGGCGGTGGCCCCTTCGCAGCGGAGGCCACACTTATGCAGGATGGTGTCAAACACCTGATAAAGAatataaagataaagataaaaaatatatataaagaattCGTCTGTAATCTCGCAGAGAGCACATTTACAATTAGTGTGTTATTTGTGCGTCTGTTGTGTCATGAATTCTCTCTGAAACCCaactaaacacaaacattcaggaccattattattacaattattattacaattattattacaattctataccattattatttattacttataCTTGCCATACAGATAATAAAAATACTTGAACATCTGTGCTCCGCATCTTACCTGCAGCACGGTGGGAACCGTCTCAACCAGGTCGCTGTAGTATGACGGTTGCTTTGTAAAGATGTTCTCTGAAAAAGGCATCGATAAAGATATTACacgccaataaaaaaaaaaaaagatatgctTCGCAACGACTAAGGCGAACGGTTAACACGCGGTTCACCGATCATCTTGTGCAGCAGCTGGCTGTTGCCCTTTCCAAAGAGCACACACAGATCCAGAATTTTGGGaatgtcaaacaggaagttgtcgtAGATGATTTCTCCAAATACAGTCGGGGTGATGAAGCTCTCCTGTTAAAGAGGAGCACAAAGTAACAGATTACATGTATGACAAGGTACTCACTACTCAGggaaaatatcaaaatgtaaCCGGTATTTGGACGGATGGGTAGAAAACTTTGCTCCGTCTTGAGTTCACATATGGGTGCTGCTCCTACCTTGGATTCTTTGTGTGTGGCCATCCTTAGGAAGGTCAAGAAGACTGCCCTATGGATGGAGCGCTGGACGTCAGCCACcgcaggagaggaggacaggGCGGCAAGGTCAAGGCTGCGGGGAGCGTGATGCAGGTATGAATCAAGGCATCTGTGGAGAGACTCATCAAACACCACCTGATGGAGAAAACAGACCAAGCCAGCGGTGAAGGGAGAGCGTCCATCAATGAACATTTGAACTACGGCGTATCTTCGTGGTTAATGAGATGTGCTTTCATCTCAACGGTTCCCCACCTGGCACCAGAACCTGTCATGCGGTAGCGAAAGCAGCCACTCCAGGTCCTCTGTGATGAACCTGGCATGTTCTAAGAACTCCTCCGCCTCAGCGGGAGAGCCGTATTCGGGTGGGGGCTTGTAAGGCACAAAATAGCGTTCCTCCTTCCTGGCTGGGTGCTGAAGTTCAACAGAGAGCACAGGGTTTGTTTCTGGTGAAGCGTCTGGTCGCGTACGGATCCGCATCAAACCGAAGGCCACGGCTCACCAGCGCAGGCAGCGTGCGCTCTTTTCCTTGGGGGTCAGCCTCGGTCACCTGTTGCTCATCCAATGGCACTTGGGCGCAGGCCATTGCTTCTCACTCTGGAGTTCCATGCACCAAATGTTCACGTTAGATTAAGAGAAATGACGTTTTACTCTTCTATAATCGTTATCCTGTGAACTTGTAGGTTTTCAAAGGGCATGTAATTCAACATTAGCAGCAACACACATAAAAGGCTGAGCAGGTTATTGTGTCTTTAGCTTTCCTGTGATATACAATGCAAACAATGGATTCTACATTCTACTACATTTATTGGAAGCTATTAATGTATGCTAGTTTGTGTGGAACGTTTCAGCGCCGCAGTTACGCGTTAATCTATTACTTTAGCTCAgaccacaataaaaaaaaaaggcctcagATGACTTGCTAGCTAACAGTTATCCGCAATTTCACAAGTTCGACCGGCCTGACAGCTCGCCGGTGAATAGCGGCGGAGATAAGCTAACGAGCTAGCGGCTTTATGCTAATGCACAATAACTAAATTACACTCACCGCtaatggagctttttttttttaagccatcACATCAGAATTGTCACAGTTTTTCATCATTTCAGTTTCCAAGCGTACTTCGACCACACGTCATTGGCTTTGCCAGGAAGTGACGTAAATTTGGCATGACGCGCGCGTCAGCAAACTCGTACATATGACTGTTTGTATCGCCCTCTTGTGGCGGCTGGTGATTTACTGTCACACGGTGATGGAATAAATCCGCTAAAAGTTTCAAACGAAGGAGATTTCTTGTCTTTATGACACATATCCTACAAAGCCCTATGTGAAACAATAATTCAAATCCAACAATCCATTATCTGTAAAAGGAGAAAACCTAAAAGCCTTCCAAGGAGTGACCGGCCTACTAAATacttaaacacaaataaatcaacaaacATCAACATCTAAAGTACTCACCTCAGGCCTCGAGATGAGGCAGGATTCTCCCTGTGAATAGCACCGCGTCATAATTTGATGAttacattaattatttattat
Above is a window of Brachionichthys hirsutus isolate HB-005 unplaced genomic scaffold, CSIRO-AGI_Bhir_v1 contig_723, whole genome shotgun sequence DNA encoding:
- the LOC137913595 gene encoding activating signal cointegrator 1 complex subunit 2-like, yielding MACAQVPLDEQQVTEADPQGKERTLPALHPARKEERYFVPYKPPPEYGSPAEAEEFLEHARFITEDLEWLLSLPHDRFWCQVVFDESLHRCLDSYLHHAPRSLDLAALSSSPAVADVQRSIHRAVFLTFLRMATHKESKESFITPTVFGEIIYDNFLFDIPKILDLCVLFGKGNSQLLHKMIENIFTKQPSYYSDLVETVPTVLQVFDTILHKCGLRCEGATAAEPMKLSANNTTAMTMDERELVDLILYLCDSTTTIHAFLDIFPTACSSFHDHSFLSRLTSFYETAVPDLEKALRKRHFDDKSLQQDLWKRLSHSCRKMVETTHLLLHHRCLQPILEGGENTQTYAEELLQLFTSFLPEKRFLSDYDEQFPIADDVSLLQQALPVIDETRTSYLLQGVASAWDGVGRRKPQNHIQHKVGAAAAFTAGVKVQEEQETEGGDDLRGAAAILDLPQKENNGAVCSVSGAALESLLSCIKDLLPDLGEGFLLACLQEYDYNAELVINNILEDRLAPSLNKLDRALPRPVKEELPDVMNSRSNVFDDDEFDIFRRDQVDMSRVWKGRRKGENVREMLNDKKHIAEQKARYQAYETVVDEVVVEPGESAATYGVDDYDDEYDDTYDVNQVGANDLDGDSLLNRRPFTIPQVLRQTYKAQDDEKEEDEEEEETLPINVNRDQFVQDPAVLRERAEARRAAIQQRKGFRPENPGNVVGKPKGQGKTKDTILDRRKKEANKSHVSNHNRRTMADRKRNKGMIPS